Genomic window (Arthrobacter sp. StoSoilA2):
GCCGGCAATTTCCGCCGTAGCGTACTGGGCAGAAAAGGCGCTCAGGGCGTTCTGCGTAGCACCAAAAAACGTGCCCATGCACACCATTGCCACAACCGGCACAGCCACAACCGCGCCCGCCCGGCGACCCCCTCGCTTTGCTGCACGTTCACGGGAATTACCCACGACGGCGGCAGCAGCCTTACGGGGTGCCGGCACCACGGCATTTTGGCTGGGGTGGACGGCGAAGGCGGGTACAAGGGTGATGGTCATGAGCGCTGCCAACGCCAAAGGCAACCAAGGAGCAATGAGGCTGGCCAGAATTCCAACCAGGGCAGGTCCGAGCACGAACGTAATCTCGTCAGCAGTGCCCTCGTAGGAAAGTGCCGTGTCCAGATCGGCACGGCTGGCCGCCACGCTCCGGCCTCCGTTCGCCGGCACTCCCGCTCCTGCTGCAGGAGCATCCTTCGTGGAAACAGTGGCCATGCGGACCGATGACAGGTTCCGGGTGGTCAGCGCCATCCAGCGAACACGGGCCATGGGGCCGACCTGCGGGCAGCTCGCCCCGGCCAGGAAACCTGCCACTAGCACGCCCGCAGCGTCCAGCACGGAGGCAGAAGTTGGGGTCATATAGGCGGCGGCAAGAAGGCCGAGGACGGCCAGAGTGTTAACAACTGCCGCAACGAGCAAAACGATGCGCTGGCCGGCACGATCGGCCAACGACCCGAGGACGGGAGCTCCCACTGCTGACCCGATACCCACTGCTCCGGCAGCCATGCCGCCAATTGCGTAGGAATGACTCACCGCTGTTACCAAGGTCAATGTACCCACGGTGAGCATTGCCAACGGAAGTCTTGCGAAGAGGCCGAGAGGCAGGAACCCTGGCCCTGCGAGTTCAGGCAGCCGCGCGAACCTTCCGGGCAGGCGGGACCGGTTGGTGGACGGCGTTGGGGTCTGATGTGAAGGCAGTGGCTTGGAAGCCAACGAAGATTTTTCCATTGTTCCGGGTTCGCTAAAGTCTGCGCATCGTCCCTCCTCCCGATGCGCGCAACCCGGTGTAACGGATCAAGTCTATAGGATCCGGGCTCAGGCAGGCACTTCTTCGGCAACAACCACCGAGGAACCATGCCTGCCCTTGATCACGTGCAGTTGACTGCTGATGCGTTGCTTCATTTCTGCGACATGGCTGACCAGCCCGACAACCCTGCCGCCGTCGCGCAGCCCCTCCAAGGCGTCCATGACCTGTTCCAACGCTTGCTCGTCCAGGCTTCCGAACCCTTCATCGACGAAGAGCGTCTCAATATCCACTCCCCCGGCCTCCTGCTGTACAACGTCAGCCAGGCCCAGGGCCAATGACAAGGAGGCCATGAAGGATTCTCCGCCTGAGAGCGTGGATGTGTCACGACGCTGGCCCGTCCATTCATCCACCACTTCCAGTCCAAGACCTGATTTCTGGTTGCGTGCCGCCCGGGCGTCGGTGTGTTGCAACGTGTAGCGGCCATCGCTCATGGCAACCAGCCTCTCCGAAGCTGCGATGGCCACCTGCTCCAGCCGGGCAGCCAGGACATAGCTGTTCAAGCTCATGCGGTAACTGTTATCCCCTGCGCCACGAAGGGTGTCTGCAAGCCCACCCAACAAGATGGCATGCTCACGCGGTTCCCTCCCCGCCTCGGCCAGCTTTTGATACTCGGCGCGGATCCTCTGCACAGACTGGACTGCTTTATGTGCGAGCCCCGCGGAAAGCGCAAGTGCCTTTGCCGCGTCCATGGCATGGGCAGCCCCAGTCCTGGCGACGCTGAGCTCGTCCTCCGGCAGGGGAAGCTCGCCGATGCTGACTTCCTTCGCTGCCATGACGAGTTCCTCGGCGGCAAACAGCTCATCCAGCCGAGCAGCTTCGGCCTCGAAATCCGCGAGTGCGTTCTCCAATGCCACAACATCCGACGGTGGCATGAGCCGGCGACGCACATCCTCGACCGATGAAAAACCGGACCCGGGCAGTGCCCGTTCCAAGGCAGCAAGCGCCTCCAGGCGCGCAGCTGCGGCACGTTCGAGTTCGTTCGCGGCATCTACGGCAGCCTGAAGCAACAAACCCTGGGAGGTGAGAGCTTCTGCCCTCTCACGAAGGCTGGCGAAGCCCTGTCCCAGGCCGGCCAGCTCGTTTTCAAGCGCAAGGTACTGTTCCTGGAGTAACTCGACAGCAGAGCTTGCTTGCACTGCGGCATTCGTTGAAGCGGCATGTTCCTCTTGCAGGAGGGTCATGCGTTTGATGAGACCCTCATGCTCTTTGCGGAGCTTCTCCAACGCGAC
Coding sequences:
- a CDS encoding MFS transporter, translating into MEKSSLASKPLPSHQTPTPSTNRSRLPGRFARLPELAGPGFLPLGLFARLPLAMLTVGTLTLVTAVSHSYAIGGMAAGAVGIGSAVGAPVLGSLADRAGQRIVLLVAAVVNTLAVLGLLAAAYMTPTSASVLDAAGVLVAGFLAGASCPQVGPMARVRWMALTTRNLSSVRMATVSTKDAPAAGAGVPANGGRSVAASRADLDTALSYEGTADEITFVLGPALVGILASLIAPWLPLALAALMTITLVPAFAVHPSQNAVVPAPRKAAAAVVGNSRERAAKRGGRRAGAVVAVPVVAMVCMGTFFGATQNALSAFSAQYATAEIAGLLYSVMGLSSAVAALSVAFWPQRFSLAARWVAAALAMSLFALLLLVPAGIWPMVFVLLLLGIPVGPVMVTVFSIGGVVAPAGRMATVMTALASGIVAGTALGSYLAGQLAQAQGPGAAFVVSMAAAAGLFVLGVLTYLVMKRQPQS